From Amia ocellicauda isolate fAmiCal2 chromosome 12, fAmiCal2.hap1, whole genome shotgun sequence, a single genomic window includes:
- the LOC136764556 gene encoding ubiquitin-like — translation MGQLWSWFTEAPEQEEEEKREEESSPVQPRVQDPDREKLEESSSPVPNHFRVLSVCSDAESEDRLNLHVRLQGGKTIELDVFPGEMLASVKEEACRQANLEPDHMQLVFDGEVLDENKRVRESKLRRGNTLNLIRRA, via the exons ATGGGGCAATTATGGAGCTGGTTCACTGAAGCG ccagagcaggaggaggaggagaagagagaggaggagtccagtccagtacagCCAAG AGTGCAGGACCCAGACAGGGAGAAATTAGAAGAGAGCAGCTCCCCTGTCCCCAACCACTTCAGG GTGCTCTCAGTGTGCAGTGATGCAGAAAGTGAAGACAGGCTGAACTTGCATGTGAGGCTCCAAGGGGGCAAGACCATCGAACTGGATGTGTTTCCAGGGGAGATGCTGGCCAGTGTGAAAGAAGAAGCATGTCGACAGGCGAACCTGGAGCCAGACCACATGCAACTGGTTTTTGATG GAGAAGTGCTGGATGAAAataagagagtgagggagagcaAACTCCGGAGAGGGAATACTCTGAATCTCATTCGCCGTGcttag
- the LOC136764551 gene encoding membrane-spanning 4-domains subfamily A member 18, giving the protein MELTETTAEGPGEPQATVVGGHKPLHRFLKGEPTSVGIAVLFLGCGQFIFGIAMKNYDMYVTTFTYIPFWIGLMYIASGLLCIFCEKKPSKTMVTVCLSFCIISVVGGIISLFIYVSSMGMIYYHHINDFDHEDPWIILHYRPLYFMKSVMLAHSVVGVILLMVMCGFAAAALRSSRTQAVIIMRNLPSE; this is encoded by the exons ATGGAGTTGACAGAAACTACAGCTGAAGGACCTGGGGAGCCACAGGCCACTGTGGTGGGGGGGCACAAGCCACTGCATCGTTTCCTGAAGGGAGAGCCAACAAGTGTGGGG attgctgtgctgtttctgGGATGTGGACAATTCATTTTTGGCATAGCAATGAAAAACTATGATATGTATGTCACTACTTTCACCTACATCCCATTCTGGATAGGACTGATG tatatAGCTTCAGGCCTGCTCTGCATCTTCTGTGAGAAAAAACCCTCCAAAACAATG gtgacAGTGTGTCTATCTTTCTGTATTATCTCAGTGGTGGGAGGGATTATATCCTTATTTATCTACGTATCCTCCATGGGCATGATTTATTATCACCACATTAATGACTTTGACCACGAAGATCCATGGATTATTCTGCACTAC CGACCGCTATACTTCATGAAGTCTGTGATGTTGGCTCACAGTGTGGTAGGTGTAATTCTTCTCATGGTGATGTGTGGCTTCGCCGCTGCTGCTCTACGCTCCTCCAGGACACAG GCTGTCATCATAATGCGTAATTTACCTTCAGAATAG